From a single Glycine soja cultivar W05 chromosome 19, ASM419377v2, whole genome shotgun sequence genomic region:
- the LOC114398374 gene encoding uncharacterized protein LOC114398374: protein MNENKIDWGGLIQQSHGLSGDFNSEFGNRYCQYFDIRQAWNMGPLSMFGGEATDHELPNIGHVKSSGTIMSRFESPASAFYATENCMGFAEYDCQVGVHSLSSQLCKINDLEFPLYQSFSRENLFLDSANQSETNFDLSNTLQSIVKSQLNSGNQCRRSPEKSNQISSGNFPSSKFLPIEQQKLFVDGLIRGSSFLKKGNQDHMVGHGSFNLSVPQLRFSSQIEKLYPTLSAGSVSTIGNSASNGAIVSSKTRIRWTKDLHEKFVECVNRLGGAEQATPKAILKMMNTDGLTIFHVKSHLQKYRIAKFIPEPSHGKSDKRTHTKDVHHLDVKTGLQIREALKLQLDAQRRLHEQLEIQRKLQLRIEEQGRELKKMFDQQQKTNNNLPNTQNSATDETTINH, encoded by the exons ATGAACGAGAACAAAATTGATTGGGGAGGATTGATTCAACAAAGTCATGGACTAAGTGGGGATTTTAATTCTGAGTTTGGCAATCGTTACTGTCAATATTTTGATATCAGACAAGCTTGGAATATGGGACCACTTTCAATGTTTGGAGGAGAAGCCACAGATCATGAGTTACCAAACATTGGCCATGTCAAATCATCTGGCACCATTATGAGCCGTTTTGAGTCACCAGCTTCTGCCTTTTATGCTACAGAAAACTGCATGGGATTTGCAGAATATGATTGCCAAGTTGGTGTTCACTCTTTGAGCTCTCAGTTATGTAAGATTAATGATTTGGAATTCCCTTTGTATCAATCTTTTTCCAGGGAAAATCTTTTCTTGGATTCAGCAAACCAATCTGAAACCAACTTTGATTTATCAAACACTTTGCAATCCATAGTTAAATCTCAACTGAATAGTGGCAATCAATGCCGTAGATCCCCTGAAAAGTCTAATCAAATTTCAAGTGGGAATTTTCCCAGTTCCAAGTTCCTTCCAATAGAACAACAGAAGTTGTTCGTTGATGGTCTTATCAGGGGCTCATCATTTCTGAAAAAAGGAAATCAAGACCATATG GTTGGTCATGGATCTTTCAATTTATCTGTTCCACAACTGAGATTCTCTTCTCAGATTGAGAAGTTGTATCCAACACTTTCAGCAGGAAGTGTGTCTACTATTGGAAACTCTGCTTCTAATGGGGCAATAGTGTCAAGTAAAACACGTATAAGATGGACTAAGGATCTTCATGAAAAGTTTGTCGAGTGTGTGAATCGCCTTGGAGGCGCTGAGC AGGCAACACCAAAAGCTATATTAAAGATGATGAACACAGATGGTTTGACTATCTTCCATGTCAAAAGTCATTTGCAGAAATATAGAATTGCGAAATTCATTCCAGAGCCCAGTCACG GGAAATCTGACAAAAGAACCCACACAAAGGATGTGCATCATCTTGATGTCAAAAC TGGCTTACAAATTAGAGAGGCGCTTAAGCTGCAATTAGATGCTCAAAGGCGTCTTCATGAACAATTAGAG ATTCAGAGAAAATTACAGTTGCGAATTGAGGAACAAGGAagggaactaaaaaaaatgtttgaccaGCAGCAAAAGACTAATAATAACCTCCCGAATACTCAGAATTCAGCCACTGATGAGACAACAATTAATCATTAA
- the LOC114398462 gene encoding myb family transcription factor PHL5-like codes for MMKSDLLSISHVKSHLQKCRSTIHMHKALQERSKEGQRTNGESELQVKIHMQIEESRQLQLEVRRNICQQLEMQRNLHTLIQQQNQQLKVMLDYQKERTKLEKTLYTEIEATVPK; via the exons ATGATGAAATCAGATTTGCTGTCCATTTCTCACGTTAAAAGTCATTTGCAG AAATGTAGGTCTACTATACACATGCACAAAGCTTTGCAGG AAAGATCTAAGGAAGGACAGAGAACAAATGGGGAGTCTGAGCTTCAAGTCAAAAT CCATATGCAAATTGAGGAATCACGGCAACTACAACTAGAGGTCCGGAGGAATATATGCCAACAACTAGAG ATGCAACGAAATTTGCACACGCTAATTCAACAGCAGAACCAGCAGCTCAAAGTAATGTTAGATTACCAAAAGGAAAGAACCAAACTGGAGAAGACCCTTTATACAGAAATAGAAGCGACTGTCCCCAAATGA
- the LOC114398836 gene encoding uncharacterized protein LOC114398836 — MYQYSSQMYGTDWESYMEISNLAKVVGSEQLSFEPTKSPFNIVTTPLQTPPGFCASATKSLVSFQAQQQHTHQHQSEVPAWCFEFPKTTTMTTTTADSHMLNIRQASGDNFTTTITIKQDPPSSQFTSSLCRPVAESFFSSSGADCRSSSEKYFKIASYSEKHSCIQPDSIQYYDLYSQEDDTLLRDDAATDEGPLEISFQRNQVLTSLVRGCNSF; from the coding sequence ATGTATCAGTACAGTTCCCAAATGTACGGAACTGATTGGGAGTCCTACATGGAGATTAGCAACCTAGCCAAGGTTGTCGGATCAGAACAACTGAGTTTTGAGCCCACAAAATCACCCTTCAACATTGTGACAACTCCTCTTCAAACTCCACCAGGTTTTTGTGCAAGTGCAACCAAAAGCCTTGTGAGTTTTCAAGCTCAACAACAACATACTCATCAACATCAGAGTGAAGTTCCCGCTTGGTGCTTTGAGTTTCCAAAGACGACGACGATGACCACAACAACAGCAGACTCGCACATGCTGAATATTCGCCAAGCTTCTGGAGATAACTTCACCACCACAATCACCATCAAACAAGATCCACCGTCCTCTCAATTCACAAGCTCCTTGTGCCGGCCAGTTGCTGAATCTTTCTTTTCTAGCAGTGGTGCAGATTGTCgttcttcttctgaaaaatattttaaaattgcttCTTATTCCGAAAAACATAGTTGCATTCAGCCTGACAGTATTCAATATTACGATCTCTATTCACAAGAAGATGATACATTACTTAGGGATGATGCTGCCACAGATGAAGGGCCCCTTGAAATTTCCTTTCAGAGAAACCAGGTACTTACTTCCTTAGTACGTGGCTGTAATAGTTTCTGA